A genomic region of Kribbella sp. NBC_00382 contains the following coding sequences:
- the hemL gene encoding glutamate-1-semialdehyde 2,1-aminomutase, whose amino-acid sequence MAAVPDHTEQSASLFERASAVTPGGVNSPVRAFRAVGGVPRFMASGDGCHITDVDGNTYVDLVCSWGPMLLGHAHPEVTAAVQAAVSRGTSYGTPTQPEVELGEEIVSRTPVDKVRLVSSGTEATMSALRLARGATGRAKIVKFAGCYHGHVDALLAQAGSGVITLGIPGTPGVTEATTADTIVLPYNDQAAVTAAFAQYGDQIAAVITEASPGNMGVVPPLDNFNAFLAKTCKDNGALFISDEVMTGFRITKSGWYGVDGVVPDLMTFGKVMGGGFPAAAFGGRADLMSHLAPEGSVYQAGTLSGNPIATTAGLTTLRLATDEVYAKLDDTSATIRQLVTTALSKEGVPHHIQNAGNLFSVFFVESSEDPQPIRDFAGAGAQVLPRFAAFFHAMLDAGVYLPPSAFEAWFVSAAIDDDALAQLETALASAARAAAAVEN is encoded by the coding sequence ATGGCCGCCGTGCCTGACCACACTGAGCAATCCGCCAGCTTGTTCGAACGAGCCTCCGCCGTCACTCCGGGCGGGGTGAACTCCCCGGTCCGTGCGTTCCGCGCCGTCGGCGGCGTTCCGCGCTTCATGGCCTCCGGTGACGGATGTCACATCACCGACGTCGACGGCAACACCTACGTCGACCTGGTCTGCTCCTGGGGCCCGATGCTGCTCGGCCACGCGCACCCGGAGGTGACGGCCGCTGTCCAGGCAGCGGTCAGCCGCGGTACGTCGTACGGCACCCCGACCCAGCCCGAGGTCGAACTCGGCGAGGAGATCGTCTCCCGGACGCCGGTGGACAAGGTCCGGCTGGTGTCATCCGGCACCGAGGCGACCATGTCAGCGCTCCGGCTGGCCCGTGGCGCGACCGGCCGGGCCAAGATCGTGAAGTTCGCCGGGTGCTACCACGGCCACGTCGACGCGCTGCTCGCCCAGGCGGGCTCAGGAGTCATCACGCTCGGCATCCCCGGTACGCCGGGAGTCACCGAGGCGACAACCGCCGACACGATCGTCCTGCCGTACAACGACCAGGCAGCCGTCACCGCGGCCTTCGCCCAGTACGGCGACCAGATCGCCGCCGTCATCACCGAGGCCTCGCCCGGCAACATGGGTGTCGTCCCGCCGCTGGACAACTTCAACGCCTTCCTCGCCAAGACCTGCAAGGACAACGGCGCCCTGTTCATCTCCGACGAGGTGATGACCGGCTTCCGGATCACCAAGTCCGGTTGGTACGGCGTCGACGGCGTCGTGCCGGACCTGATGACGTTCGGCAAGGTGATGGGCGGTGGCTTCCCGGCGGCCGCGTTCGGCGGCCGGGCCGACCTGATGTCCCACCTGGCACCGGAGGGCTCGGTCTACCAGGCCGGGACACTCTCCGGGAACCCGATCGCCACCACGGCCGGCCTGACCACGCTCCGGCTGGCGACCGACGAGGTCTACGCCAAGCTCGACGACACCTCGGCCACCATCCGGCAGCTCGTCACGACGGCGCTGTCCAAGGAGGGTGTGCCTCATCACATCCAGAATGCCGGGAACCTCTTCAGCGTCTTCTTCGTGGAGTCTTCGGAGGATCCGCAGCCGATCCGGGACTTCGCCGGGGCCGGGGCCCAGGTACTGCCCAGATTCGCTGCGTTCTTCCATGCCATGCTGGATGCCGGCGTCTACCTGCCGCCGAGCGCCTTCGAGGCCTGGTTCGTGAGCGCCGCCATCGACGACGACGCGCTGGCCCAGCTCGAGACCGCACTTGCCTCCGCCGCCCGCGCGGCAGCGGCTGTAGAGAACTGA
- a CDS encoding MMPL family transporter, protein MSRGSVTVRVARWSATHPWRAIGFWLMLVVVAVGLMVAIPTQKTKADDTWIGQSGTASELIRDAGLENKPGETVLLTDPDGALDKAAATTALKQLQQKMTGIDAVAEVGQPVWAANGKAALLPISLKGNADDAADNVDKLLAATSEVQKANPSLTIEQAGSASLNKGVWKQVSSDLARAEKISLPLTFGLMLLAFGALIAAGIPVLLAFSAVGAALGFYAPLSYAFPDGGSVANVVLLIGMAVGVDYSLFYLKREREERRRGHGTVDAVEIAAATSGHSVVVSGLAVIVSMAGLYVAQDPVFSSMATATIVVVAVAVLGSLTVLPALLVKLGHRVDRPRVPLLWRLNRRIGPGGISRRILAPVLRFPKVALVISAVAVVALAVPALGMKTEPGGLSTLPQSIPEVKTMQALQQNFPSQGMSFDIVAQGNDAATGLAKLQTAAVASKGFVVAPASEIRQAGETAVLTLVSVKPDTSDNARAALDQLRDGLVPQAITTAKWAVGGEAAAQVDYGQHQREQLPYVIAFVLILTLVMMAFTFRSLAIALVTTLLNLASVAACFGVLSLVFQHTWAEGLLDFTSPGFVVSWIPVFLFVILVGLSMDYHVFVLGRIREGVRDGLTPQEAVRKGITESAGVVTSAAAVMVSVFAVFASLGMIEMKQMGVGLAVAVLIDATLVRIVMLPSIMVLLGRKAWWPNKLSAAQPVPSTDRELVTV, encoded by the coding sequence ATGAGCAGGGGATCGGTGACGGTGCGCGTGGCGCGCTGGAGTGCTACCCATCCATGGCGGGCGATCGGCTTCTGGCTGATGCTTGTCGTCGTCGCGGTCGGGCTGATGGTCGCGATTCCAACCCAGAAGACGAAGGCCGATGACACCTGGATCGGTCAGTCGGGGACGGCGTCGGAGCTGATCCGCGACGCCGGCCTGGAGAACAAGCCTGGCGAGACGGTTCTGCTGACCGACCCTGATGGTGCGCTGGACAAAGCAGCCGCGACCACGGCGTTAAAGCAGCTGCAGCAGAAGATGACGGGGATCGATGCGGTGGCTGAGGTGGGGCAGCCGGTCTGGGCGGCCAACGGCAAGGCGGCGTTGCTGCCGATCTCGTTGAAGGGGAACGCGGACGATGCCGCCGACAACGTCGACAAGTTGCTCGCGGCAACCAGTGAGGTGCAGAAGGCCAATCCGTCGCTGACGATCGAGCAGGCCGGTAGTGCGTCGCTCAACAAGGGGGTCTGGAAGCAGGTCAGCTCCGACCTCGCGCGGGCTGAGAAGATCAGCCTGCCGTTGACGTTCGGCCTGATGTTGCTCGCCTTCGGTGCGTTGATCGCAGCCGGAATCCCTGTCCTGCTGGCGTTCTCGGCCGTCGGTGCGGCGCTCGGGTTCTACGCGCCGCTGTCCTACGCGTTCCCCGACGGAGGTTCGGTCGCGAATGTCGTGCTGCTGATCGGCATGGCAGTCGGCGTCGACTACTCGCTCTTCTACCTCAAACGCGAGCGAGAAGAACGACGCCGTGGCCACGGTACGGTCGACGCGGTCGAGATCGCCGCGGCCACGTCGGGGCATTCGGTGGTTGTCTCCGGGCTCGCGGTCATCGTCTCGATGGCAGGCCTGTACGTCGCGCAGGACCCCGTCTTCTCGTCGATGGCCACGGCGACAATCGTGGTTGTCGCGGTGGCGGTACTTGGGTCGCTCACCGTTCTCCCAGCGCTGTTGGTGAAGCTGGGTCATCGGGTCGATCGCCCGCGCGTTCCGTTGCTGTGGCGGCTCAACCGTCGCATCGGGCCGGGTGGCATCAGCCGGCGGATCCTGGCGCCCGTACTGCGCTTTCCCAAGGTCGCACTGGTGATCTCGGCCGTCGCGGTGGTGGCGCTCGCAGTACCGGCGCTGGGGATGAAGACCGAGCCGGGTGGTTTGAGCACGTTGCCGCAGAGCATTCCTGAGGTGAAGACGATGCAGGCGCTGCAGCAGAACTTCCCGTCGCAGGGGATGAGCTTCGATATCGTTGCGCAGGGCAATGATGCGGCGACGGGGCTGGCCAAGCTGCAGACGGCGGCGGTCGCCAGTAAAGGGTTTGTGGTGGCACCAGCAAGCGAGATCCGGCAGGCGGGGGAGACAGCAGTACTGACCCTGGTGTCGGTGAAGCCGGACACGAGCGACAACGCCCGGGCGGCTCTCGACCAGCTCCGCGACGGGCTTGTCCCTCAGGCCATCACGACCGCCAAGTGGGCAGTAGGTGGGGAGGCAGCGGCGCAGGTCGACTACGGGCAGCATCAGCGGGAACAACTGCCTTATGTGATCGCCTTCGTGCTCATCCTGACGTTGGTGATGATGGCGTTCACCTTCCGCAGCCTGGCGATCGCACTCGTCACGACGTTGCTGAACTTGGCATCGGTGGCGGCCTGCTTCGGCGTACTGTCCCTGGTCTTCCAGCACACCTGGGCCGAAGGACTGCTGGACTTCACCTCGCCCGGGTTCGTGGTGTCGTGGATCCCGGTGTTCCTGTTCGTCATCCTGGTCGGGCTGTCGATGGACTACCACGTGTTCGTCCTCGGGCGGATCCGTGAAGGCGTCCGCGACGGGCTGACGCCGCAGGAGGCGGTACGCAAGGGGATCACCGAGTCGGCGGGTGTGGTGACGAGCGCGGCGGCCGTGATGGTCTCGGTGTTCGCCGTCTTCGCCTCACTCGGAATGATCGAGATGAAGCAGATGGGCGTCGGCCTGGCGGTCGCCGTACTGATCGACGCGACCCTGGTCCGCATCGTGATGCTGCCGTCGATCATGGTCCTGCTCGGCCGGAAGGCGTGGTGGCCGAACAAGCTGTCCGCCGCTCAGCCAGTCCCATCGACAGACCGCGAGCTGGTCACGGTCTGA
- a CDS encoding TIGR03560 family F420-dependent LLM class oxidoreductase, with the protein MTTRFGMFVPQGWKMDLAGFSDPVEQWEAMTAVAKKADEGSWDSIWLFDHFHTVPEPSTESTFECWTTTAALARDTKRVNIGQMVGCNGYRNPALYAKIASTVDVASHGRLYAGLGAGWYEHEWKAYGYEWPELKDRMGAFREATEIIYKMWTEDEPVFDGKYYSIDKPINEPKGVRKPHPSFWIGGGGPNVTLKLVAKYADAANIGGGNPEVIKEKAAILKGHCDAIGRDYNEIIKSTGINAFPIDKGDDPAKATEKALGPMDRERFDRDNLIGTEDEIANKVEAALEAGADYVIFYVPGVAYDLDLVDRMERITKRFA; encoded by the coding sequence ATGACAACACGGTTCGGAATGTTCGTTCCACAAGGGTGGAAGATGGATCTGGCGGGGTTCAGCGACCCCGTCGAACAGTGGGAGGCGATGACCGCCGTCGCGAAGAAGGCTGACGAGGGGTCCTGGGACTCGATCTGGCTGTTCGACCACTTCCACACGGTGCCGGAGCCGAGCACCGAGAGCACCTTCGAGTGCTGGACCACGACCGCTGCGCTGGCCCGCGACACCAAGCGGGTGAACATCGGCCAGATGGTCGGCTGCAACGGCTACCGCAACCCTGCCCTCTACGCCAAGATCGCGTCCACCGTCGACGTCGCCAGCCACGGCCGCCTGTACGCCGGACTGGGCGCCGGCTGGTACGAGCACGAGTGGAAGGCCTACGGCTACGAGTGGCCGGAGCTCAAGGACCGGATGGGCGCGTTCCGCGAGGCCACCGAGATCATCTACAAGATGTGGACCGAGGACGAGCCGGTCTTCGACGGCAAGTACTACTCGATCGACAAGCCGATCAACGAGCCCAAGGGCGTCCGCAAGCCGCACCCGAGCTTCTGGATCGGTGGCGGCGGCCCGAACGTCACCCTCAAGCTGGTCGCCAAGTACGCCGACGCGGCCAATATCGGCGGCGGCAACCCCGAGGTGATCAAGGAGAAGGCGGCGATCCTCAAGGGTCACTGCGACGCGATCGGCCGCGACTACAACGAGATCATCAAGTCGACCGGGATCAACGCGTTCCCGATCGACAAGGGTGACGATCCGGCCAAGGCGACCGAGAAGGCGCTCGGCCCGATGGACCGCGAGCGCTTCGACCGCGACAACCTGATCGGCACCGAGGACGAGATCGCGAACAAGGTGGAGGCCGCGCTCGAGGCCGGCGCCGACTACGTGATCTTCTACGTCCCCGGCGTCGCCTACGACCTCGACTTGGTCGACCGGATGGAACGGATCACCAAGCGTTTCGCCTGA
- a CDS encoding histidine phosphatase family protein produces MTETTVVHLMRHGEVHNPTGVLYGRIPDFHLSELGRKMADRVAEHVAGRDIVHLVSSPLERAQETMEPIAKVFGLTPDIDERVIEAANQFEGKKFGVGDGALRQPSAWWLLRNPWKPSWGEPYSQLVRRMRDAIETARQKAAGHEALIVSHQLPIWIVRSAVEHRRMLHDPRKRQCSLASLTSFTFHGDAIVSVGYAEPAKDLLPVNNPKKFAGGA; encoded by the coding sequence GTGACCGAAACGACGGTCGTGCACCTGATGCGTCACGGCGAGGTGCACAACCCGACCGGCGTGCTGTACGGCCGGATCCCCGACTTCCACCTGTCCGAGCTCGGCCGCAAGATGGCTGACCGGGTCGCCGAGCACGTGGCCGGCCGCGACATCGTGCACCTGGTCAGCTCGCCGCTGGAGCGGGCCCAGGAGACGATGGAGCCGATCGCCAAGGTGTTCGGTCTGACGCCGGACATCGACGAGCGGGTGATCGAGGCGGCGAACCAGTTCGAGGGCAAGAAGTTCGGCGTCGGCGACGGCGCGCTGCGCCAGCCGAGTGCCTGGTGGCTGCTGCGCAACCCGTGGAAGCCGTCCTGGGGCGAGCCGTACAGCCAGCTGGTACGCCGGATGCGCGACGCGATCGAGACGGCCCGGCAGAAGGCGGCCGGGCACGAGGCGCTGATCGTCTCGCACCAGCTGCCGATCTGGATCGTCCGGTCCGCCGTCGAGCACCGCCGGATGCTGCACGACCCGCGCAAGCGGCAGTGCAGCCTGGCCAGCCTGACCTCGTTCACCTTCCACGGCGACGCGATCGTCTCGGTCGGTTATGCCGAACCCGCCAAGGACCTGCTCCCGGTCAACAACCCGAAGAAGTTCGCAGGCGGCGCGTGA
- a CDS encoding lytic transglycosylase domain-containing protein: MAKGKRRAMGGSGWRQVAPLIPLALFASAFTVSATDDPAVATAALDQGLGKNSPVVVPKQPIGDPANVAVAGVVGNGVDPGEQPTQVVSGLSRNGIPNAALKAYSRAQQVMAQADPTCQLPWTLVAAIGRVESNHGRFGGNSLMTNGVATPGILGPRLDGTGTAKITDTDGGKLDGDAAYDRAVGPMQFIPQTWQMMGVDGDGDGVKNPQDIDDAAMSTAVYLCSGTGNLSKASDLNAAVLRYNHSQQYVDLVISIAKAYAGGSWIAVGNGTEGDDQGVDRAGGVVDDPNIDAPADQNLPQAIDLPTYPGPAKPSPTQTMVQGGTGKPTTSPTKRPPTTTKPSTPPSSKPPTSKPSTPPTSKPPTTKPPALPPVVAKLQTSVGLIVGTVGSTLTELTKATTYCQSELSKVTITHPTQQQLQKCVTAFQTGGVKAVDQVIRNLLSLLGLLGVLGGGLLGN, from the coding sequence ATGGCGAAGGGCAAGCGTCGCGCCATGGGCGGGAGCGGGTGGCGTCAGGTGGCGCCACTGATTCCGCTGGCGTTGTTCGCGAGCGCGTTCACCGTCAGCGCCACCGACGATCCGGCCGTCGCGACAGCGGCGCTGGATCAGGGGCTGGGGAAGAACAGCCCGGTGGTCGTACCGAAGCAGCCGATCGGCGATCCGGCGAACGTCGCGGTGGCCGGTGTGGTCGGCAACGGTGTCGATCCCGGCGAGCAGCCGACCCAAGTGGTCTCCGGGCTGTCTCGCAACGGCATTCCCAATGCCGCGCTGAAGGCGTACTCACGGGCTCAACAGGTGATGGCCCAGGCCGATCCGACCTGTCAGTTGCCGTGGACCCTGGTGGCCGCGATCGGCCGGGTCGAGTCGAACCACGGACGGTTCGGCGGCAACTCGCTGATGACCAACGGCGTCGCGACTCCGGGCATTCTCGGCCCGCGGCTGGACGGTACGGGCACGGCCAAGATCACCGACACGGATGGCGGCAAGCTCGACGGCGACGCGGCGTACGACCGCGCGGTCGGGCCGATGCAGTTCATCCCGCAGACCTGGCAGATGATGGGCGTCGACGGCGACGGCGACGGGGTGAAGAACCCGCAGGACATCGACGACGCGGCGATGTCGACGGCCGTCTACCTGTGCTCCGGCACCGGGAACCTGTCCAAGGCCTCGGACCTGAACGCAGCGGTCCTGCGCTACAACCACTCCCAACAGTACGTCGACCTGGTGATCAGCATCGCCAAGGCGTACGCGGGCGGCAGTTGGATTGCCGTCGGCAACGGCACCGAGGGTGACGACCAAGGAGTCGACCGGGCCGGTGGCGTGGTCGACGACCCGAACATCGATGCCCCGGCGGACCAGAACCTGCCCCAGGCGATCGATCTGCCGACGTACCCGGGTCCGGCGAAGCCGAGCCCGACGCAGACCATGGTCCAGGGCGGTACCGGCAAGCCGACGACGTCCCCGACCAAGCGGCCGCCGACGACCACCAAGCCGTCGACCCCGCCCAGCTCGAAGCCACCGACGTCGAAGCCGAGCACCCCGCCGACCAGCAAGCCGCCGACGACCAAGCCGCCGGCTCTCCCGCCAGTGGTGGCGAAGCTGCAGACCTCGGTCGGCCTGATCGTCGGCACGGTCGGCAGCACGCTGACCGAGCTGACCAAGGCCACGACCTACTGCCAGTCCGAGCTGTCGAAGGTGACCATCACCCACCCGACTCAGCAGCAACTGCAGAAATGCGTGACCGCGTTCCAGACAGGCGGCGTCAAGGCCGTCGACCAGGTCATCCGCAACCTGCTCTCGCTGCTCGGTCTGCTCGGTGTCCTCGGAGGCGGACTGCTCGGGAACTGA
- a CDS encoding glycoside hydrolase family 3 N-terminal domain-containing protein has protein sequence MVSSVALLAGLLPLGVAAQANADDPAPLVLAAFEGGEQFASPPNAGIFGWGSDADDPPTMEFQARADAPVGGKVLHGTYNISGYGGFSHDVQYDQNPGDWSAHKGIRFWWYGQNTAPLPPGSGKRIFFEIKDGGANAEASELWNTSFTDDWQGWHLVEIPFADLAYRGDYQPVGGIDHILNLDKMWGYAITMPVGTPGEFAIDQVEVYGKADPALKASIVTDAEVYPVKEGGTAKVKISLATTGAVPLEEPVTVEYRTGTGTAGAGDYTPVSGAFTFPAGTPSGASQTVKVITQRDTTAEVAETIPLDLTVTGAKPPVTQPKVVINAHDLPYLNPALPVKTRVADLLSRMTLAEKVGQMTQAERNALRSKSDIATYALGSLLSGGGSVPSPNTPAAWAAMIDTFQLNAQATRLQVPLIYGVDAVHGHNNVIGATILPHNIGIGATHDEELAQKTGQVTAAEVRATGIPWDFAPCLCVVRDDRWGRSYEGYSEDPALVKVMASVITGMQGKADGSELGQYNKVLATAKHYVGDGGTTYGSSTTGSYKIDQGVTKVTQKQLEDIHLAPFKTAVDLGVGTVMPSYSSVEILDDNGATISGPTKMHGDAALINGTLKDKLGFKGFVISDWQAIDQLPGDYPSDIRTSINAGLDMIMVPTNYQAFTQGLTDEVTAGRVTQARVDDAVSRILTEKFKLGLFEHPYADKTRLGTVGSAANRAVGREAAAKSQVLLKNDGNLLPLAPTAKVYVAGSNANDLGNQMGGWSITWQGGSGNTTTGTTILDGIKQVAPTATFSQDASAPLEGHDVGVVVVGEKPYAEGIGDVGNGHTLGLTAADKAAVDKVCAAMKCVVLVVSGRPEMIADQLGEINAVVASWLPGTEGAGVADVLFGKKPFSGRLPVTWPKSEAQEPINVGDAAYDPQYPFGWGLTTQAAARENVSDTRKDLLRRAASDPNVRAAAGHLNEALKVKDWSGPQATTVLAELGQAGAALQLTTADTSNEDDAVVTGARWIAQNKIGQNLDEAKSKLTADAEHLALSGELSNAIAKLAAAYNL, from the coding sequence GTGGTCAGCTCCGTTGCGTTGCTGGCCGGACTGCTGCCGCTCGGCGTGGCGGCTCAGGCCAATGCCGATGACCCGGCGCCGCTCGTGCTGGCGGCGTTCGAAGGGGGCGAGCAGTTCGCGTCGCCGCCCAACGCCGGCATCTTCGGGTGGGGCAGCGATGCCGACGACCCGCCGACGATGGAGTTCCAGGCCCGCGCCGACGCGCCGGTCGGCGGCAAGGTGCTGCACGGTACGTACAACATCAGCGGGTACGGCGGTTTCAGCCACGACGTGCAGTACGACCAGAACCCCGGCGACTGGTCGGCGCACAAGGGCATCCGGTTCTGGTGGTACGGGCAGAACACCGCGCCGCTGCCGCCCGGCTCGGGCAAGCGGATCTTCTTCGAGATCAAGGACGGTGGCGCGAACGCCGAGGCGTCGGAGCTGTGGAACACCAGCTTCACCGACGACTGGCAGGGCTGGCACCTGGTCGAGATCCCGTTCGCCGACCTCGCCTACCGCGGCGACTACCAGCCCGTCGGTGGCATCGACCACATCCTCAACCTCGACAAGATGTGGGGCTACGCGATCACCATGCCGGTCGGGACTCCTGGTGAGTTCGCGATCGACCAGGTCGAGGTCTACGGCAAGGCCGACCCGGCGCTGAAGGCGAGCATCGTCACCGACGCGGAGGTCTACCCGGTCAAGGAGGGTGGCACGGCGAAGGTCAAGATCAGCCTCGCCACCACCGGCGCGGTACCGCTGGAAGAGCCCGTCACGGTCGAGTACCGCACCGGAACCGGCACCGCGGGAGCCGGCGACTACACCCCGGTCTCCGGCGCCTTCACCTTCCCGGCCGGTACGCCGTCAGGCGCGTCCCAGACCGTCAAGGTGATCACCCAGCGCGACACCACAGCCGAGGTGGCCGAGACCATCCCGCTGGACCTCACCGTCACCGGCGCGAAGCCACCGGTCACCCAGCCGAAGGTCGTCATCAACGCCCACGACCTCCCGTACCTGAACCCGGCCCTGCCCGTGAAGACCAGGGTCGCCGACCTGCTCAGCCGGATGACGCTGGCCGAGAAGGTCGGCCAGATGACCCAGGCCGAGCGCAACGCGCTGCGCTCCAAGAGCGACATCGCGACCTACGCCCTCGGCTCGCTGCTGTCCGGCGGTGGCTCCGTACCGTCGCCGAACACCCCGGCCGCCTGGGCCGCGATGATCGACACCTTCCAGCTGAACGCGCAGGCGACCCGCCTGCAGGTGCCGTTGATCTACGGCGTCGACGCGGTCCACGGTCACAACAACGTGATCGGCGCGACGATCCTCCCGCACAACATCGGGATCGGCGCGACCCACGACGAGGAGCTGGCCCAGAAGACCGGCCAGGTCACCGCGGCCGAGGTCCGGGCGACCGGCATCCCGTGGGACTTCGCCCCCTGCCTCTGCGTGGTCCGCGACGACCGCTGGGGCCGCTCGTACGAGGGCTACAGCGAGGACCCCGCGCTCGTGAAGGTGATGGCCAGTGTCATCACCGGTATGCAGGGCAAGGCCGACGGCAGTGAGCTTGGCCAATACAACAAGGTGCTCGCGACCGCCAAGCACTACGTGGGCGATGGCGGTACGACGTACGGATCGTCCACGACGGGTAGCTACAAGATCGACCAGGGCGTCACCAAGGTGACCCAGAAGCAGCTCGAGGACATCCACCTCGCGCCCTTCAAGACCGCGGTCGACCTCGGCGTCGGCACCGTGATGCCGTCGTACTCGAGCGTCGAGATCCTCGACGACAACGGCGCGACCATCAGCGGCCCGACCAAGATGCACGGCGACGCGGCGCTGATCAACGGAACGCTGAAGGACAAGCTGGGCTTCAAGGGCTTCGTGATCAGCGACTGGCAGGCGATCGACCAGCTGCCGGGCGACTACCCGAGCGACATCCGGACGTCGATCAACGCCGGCCTCGACATGATCATGGTGCCGACCAACTACCAGGCCTTCACCCAGGGCCTGACCGACGAGGTCACCGCCGGCCGGGTCACCCAGGCCCGGGTGGACGACGCCGTCAGCCGGATCCTGACCGAGAAGTTCAAGCTCGGCCTCTTCGAGCACCCGTACGCCGACAAGACCCGGCTCGGCACTGTTGGCTCCGCGGCCAACCGCGCGGTCGGCCGGGAGGCGGCGGCCAAGTCCCAGGTACTGCTCAAGAACGACGGCAACCTGTTGCCGTTGGCACCCACTGCCAAGGTCTACGTTGCCGGCAGTAACGCCAACGACCTGGGTAACCAGATGGGCGGCTGGAGCATCACCTGGCAGGGCGGCTCCGGCAACACCACCACCGGTACGACGATCCTCGACGGGATCAAGCAGGTCGCACCGACCGCCACGTTCAGCCAGGACGCCTCGGCGCCCCTGGAAGGACACGATGTCGGTGTCGTCGTGGTCGGCGAGAAGCCGTACGCCGAAGGCATCGGTGACGTCGGCAACGGTCACACGCTCGGCCTGACCGCCGCAGACAAGGCAGCCGTGGACAAGGTGTGCGCGGCGATGAAGTGCGTCGTCCTGGTCGTCTCCGGTCGCCCGGAGATGATCGCCGACCAGCTCGGCGAGATCAACGCGGTCGTCGCGTCCTGGCTGCCGGGCACTGAGGGCGCCGGCGTCGCGGATGTACTGTTCGGCAAGAAGCCGTTCAGCGGCCGGCTGCCGGTCACCTGGCCGAAGTCGGAGGCCCAGGAGCCGATCAACGTCGGCGATGCGGCGTACGACCCGCAGTACCCGTTCGGCTGGGGTCTCACGACGCAGGCCGCGGCCCGGGAGAACGTGTCGGACACGCGGAAGGACCTGCTGCGCAGAGCTGCATCCGACCCGAACGTCCGTGCCGCCGCAGGGCATCTCAACGAGGCCCTGAAGGTGAAGGACTGGTCGGGGCCGCAGGCAACGACCGTACTGGCCGAGCTCGGTCAGGCGGGCGCGGCTCTGCAGCTGACCACGGCGGATACCTCGAACGAGGACGACGCCGTCGTCACCGGCGCCCGCTGGATCGCCCAGAACAAGATCGGCCAGAACCTCGACGAAGCGAAGTCGAAGCTCACCGCCGATGCTGAGCACCTGGCGCTCAGCGGCGAGCTCAGCAACGCGATCGCGAAGCTGGCCGCGGCGTACAACCTGTAG
- a CDS encoding TlpA family protein disulfide reductase, whose translation MVRFARTTAVAAAVLLAATACTSGQNASDSRKGQTGFVSGNDRVATYAPADRVKAPTFQGKTLDGKDWSSADHTGKVIVMNVWGSWCPPCREEASDFTAAANELGPDVQFIGLNTRDLDPAPAKKFVEVFKVPYPSIYDPAGKQLLLFRGQKISPSSIPATVVIDKQGKVASKVIGSVTKSTLLGMVHDAAAS comes from the coding sequence ATGGTTCGCTTTGCCCGTACTACGGCTGTCGCAGCTGCGGTGCTGCTCGCCGCCACGGCCTGTACCTCCGGCCAGAACGCGTCGGACAGCCGCAAAGGCCAGACCGGATTCGTCAGCGGCAACGACCGGGTCGCCACCTATGCGCCTGCTGATCGGGTCAAGGCCCCGACCTTCCAGGGCAAGACGCTGGACGGCAAGGACTGGAGCTCCGCCGACCACACCGGCAAGGTCATCGTGATGAACGTCTGGGGATCCTGGTGCCCGCCGTGCCGGGAGGAGGCGTCGGACTTCACCGCCGCCGCCAACGAGCTCGGGCCGGACGTCCAGTTCATCGGCCTGAACACCCGGGACCTCGACCCGGCGCCGGCGAAGAAGTTCGTCGAGGTGTTCAAGGTGCCGTACCCGAGCATCTACGACCCGGCCGGCAAGCAGCTGCTGCTGTTCCGGGGCCAGAAGATCTCGCCGAGCTCCATCCCGGCGACGGTCGTGATCGACAAGCAGGGCAAGGTCGCGTCGAAGGTGATCGGCAGCGTGACCAAGTCGA